A stretch of DNA from Triticum dicoccoides isolate Atlit2015 ecotype Zavitan chromosome 2A, WEW_v2.0, whole genome shotgun sequence:
GCTGTAGTATCTTTAAGTTAGTACCAGTAAAATTAGTAAGAAAGTGGCCAAACAAATTGCTTACAGCAAGTCAAGTAAAACCACAAATATAAATTATGTAGATTAATGCCTCTAACTTCTTTTCTATACATAGGGTCATCGATGATTTATAAGTAGAGTTGCTTTACCTTCCATTTATTTCTATATGTATGCTCCTCGTATATTAATGCTATATAAGCCTTAACATCAAGATAACTCAGAGCAAACTTTACAACATTAAGCTCAGGAGTTAATTAGCATGGTTATTAGATTCTTCTAAGCCTATCACAAAACATGTAGAAAAAAAGAATTAAACAGGTCGCAATCTCACTTTGATGATCTCAAGATCCGAGAGAAAACATTCTGGCTTCCTGCACTTTGCTGAGCGCATATGTTACTCATACTTCCCAGTCGCACTTCAAATTTATCATCAAGAAGCACACTGCTTGCTTGGATATCTCTACAGTTACAATGAAAGAATCAGAACTCAGAACATGATAAATCAAATATCAAGAACGATATTAAAGAAGAAGATTAGGGCATCAAGCAACATGCAGCTACGTGGAGATAAGGCCTGTAACTTAAAATACTTGACCTCACCTACTGACAAGCGACAACATTGACTAGTCAAAGTAATATAAGATGGCAACAAAAGATAAAGCAGTCAAAACAGGCAGGTGGGACAGAAGATGACTACTACCAATTATGTCAAAAGTAATACAATACTGGAATAACTGATGACGTCCAGAGAGCAGTTGGTAAAATATGAATACAAATGCTACGCCTACGCTCCAATAGAGACTTGAGGCTTTGGTAGAGCTTATTTCTATTAAAAAAACTATTATCATATATCAAATTTATCTTCATTGTATAACTCTTCCTCAGATATTCTCTCGTGCAGCATATACGCTTTGTACAGAAACCACATGCATATATCAGAAAAACATACAATCAAGTAACATTTTTTACTTCCACGCAAAAAAATGTAACACTTTTTACTCAGCAAAACAATCAGAAAATGACTAGTCATACAAAACCATATACTTCTACATCAGGTCAATTCTTCTACCATATACAAAGACAAATCATATTCCTCTAATCTTTCGTTCAGACTTGGGAATAATAGGTCAAACAAAAGTTTCACATATATAATATttctctctcttcagcaataatgcCTTGACAGATATGAATTTTACTGGTGTATTCATAAACGTCAAAAGCACAACCACCACTTAGAGGACCCCAGAAAGTATAAACTAAATGTAGCAAATTTATACCATAAGATTAAATACTCCAATAGCATATTCCACATGTACTGGGAAATGCACCAGCATTGATGTTTGGAGCATACAAAAGGCATAAAATACCTGTGAACGAATGGTGGGCTGCACTCGTCATGAAGGAAGCACATGGCCTCAGCTACACCAGTGGCGATCTTCAGTCTAGttatccaatccaatgagtgcaagCCATCTTCAGTGTCCACAGGTTTCTTGTGCAATGCATTGGTCAAGTCCGCCTTCGGCATATACTTGTAGGACAGAAATTCTTCGTCATTGTTGGCCAGATGGCCGAGCAACGGAACAATCCTCTCATGTGAGTACCTCGAATAGAAGTCCAATTCGCTTGAAACTTTGTTGATACTCTTTGTACCAATCTTCTTGACGATGACATGTGCGCCATTCTCCAACACACCATGGTAAATATCCCCAGAATGCCCATGCTTGAGGAGGTTGTCATCATCAAAGCCCCCGGTGGCATGGACCAATTGCTCATAGGTCAACTCACCAAAAACGGCAATCGCGTCCTTAGGAGTAGCATCGGCTCTCGGGGACACTGCTACTGGTGATGAGGCCACAGGATTTACGCTGCTGTCCCTCCTACGCATGCCGCGTGCACCTTCCTCATTTGTTTCCGCCCCTCTCCCACCTCCTCTTTGTCTCCTCCTCATCAAACAGAAAAGCAATGCAACTAAAAACATAACCATCAATGCTGCCGCGGCTGCAAGAACCCCAATAAGTACATTTTTGGAGATCCCACGGTTCTTCTCCGGTGATGGCTGAGGCAAAGGTGCAGGCACTGGAATATCAACAAGTCTCACCCCTTCCCTCCTATAGAAGTCTTCACAATCAACACGGCGGCGCTGACCAGAGACACCAGAGAAGCAATTCACGCTAACATCCACCGTTGCATCGGATCCATTCCAATTTCCATCGAGGTAGTTGCTTGACACGTCCACCAGCCGGAATCTCGTCTTGAGTGCCCCAATGGCATCAGTGGCCACACCATACAGAGAATTCCCTGAAATGTTAAACAACGATGCCGCTACATCACCGGCGCCGACAGAGACGCTGGGTAGCTCCCCGGTGAAATTGTTGGTGGAGAGGTCAAGAACGCGAAGGCCTTTGACGGAGAGCAGCGTTTCCGGAACCTGGCCCGAGAGGCTGTTCCCGGAGAGGAGCAACCTAGTCAGATTCCCCGATGAGCCGAGA
This window harbors:
- the LOC119354640 gene encoding probable LRR receptor-like serine/threonine-protein kinase At2g16250; protein product: MPHCRLLLAAVALLGAVAAAVAQQPLASPSDLAGLYSLRASLGLRAREWPARADPCTAWVGVMCRAGRVVGVSVAGFRRTRLASREPAFAVDGLRNLTALELFNASGFPLPGEVPAWFSRGLPPPLAVLDLRYAAVNGTLPPDLGSSGNLTRLLLSGNSLSGQVPETLLSVKGLRVLDLSTNNFTGELPSVSVGAGDVAASLFNISGNSLYGVATDAIGALKTRFRLVDVSSNYLDGNWNGSDATVDVSVNCFSGVSGQRRRVDCEDFYRREGVRLVDIPVPAPLPQPSPEKNRGISKNVLIGVLAAAAALMVMFLVALLFCLMRRRQRGGGRGAETNEEGARGMRRRDSSVNPVASSPVAVSPRADATPKDAIAVFGELTYEQLVHATGGFDDDNLLKHGHSGDIYHGVLENGAHVIVKKIGTKSINKVSSELDFYSRYSHERIVPLLGHLANNDEEFLSYKYMPKADLTNALHKKPVDTEDGLHSLDWITRLKIATGVAEAMCFLHDECSPPFVHRDIQASSVLLDDKFEVRLGSMSNICAQQSAGSQNVFSRILRSSKSLDKNTSGPPATCSYDVYCFGKVILELVTGNFGVSGSNDAGSEEWLAVTTNRISISDKDSITNIIDPLLVVDEDHLEEVWAVAIVAKTCLNSKPSRRPSARYVLKALENPLRVVRAGSQSNSARLRSSSSRSSWQSAFLQGNRYQSYEVMSPSGRMLDRRGSVRSHISGGEASSSFKRSLREIAPDPQVLDEDVAV